From the Lathyrus oleraceus cultivar Zhongwan6 chromosome 4, CAAS_Psat_ZW6_1.0, whole genome shotgun sequence genome, one window contains:
- the LOC127135684 gene encoding cytochrome P450 71D8 translates to MEIKSTFLIIITSFIFFLFWLTKKIKGRSVIHKFPPGPWKLPLIGNLHQLALGGSLPHHTLGKLSHKYGPLMHLQLGEISAVIVSSPDLAKEIMKTHDLSFVNRPQLLCSKILAYESTDIAFAPYGDYWRQMRKICTSELLSAKRVQSFSSIREDEVEKFIQSIHHFSVSSQPLDLTKAVTSLVSSFVTRAAFGRKSEYEDELLCLLKEAVEMAGGFDVADLFPSFTPIHLITGMKGKLENMQKKLDQILESIIKEHQSKSNHGMQSENLVDVLLRVQQSSSLEIPITDDNVKAVLWDVFAAGSDTSATAIEWTMSELMKNPSVRNKAQSEIREAFKGKNKIHESDLHKLSYVKSVIKETMRLHPPVPLLLPRECIEPCKIGGYEIAIKTKVIVNAWLLGRDPKYWYDAEKFIPERFDDTAFDFNKVNNSFEYIPFGAGRRVCPGILFGVANIELPLVALLYHFDWELPNGMKVEDLDMDEAFGAAVARRNNLCLIPTPFV, encoded by the exons ATGGAAATCAAATCCACCTTCCTCATCATCATAACTTCATTCATCTTCTTTTTGTTTTGGCTAACAAAGAAAATCAAAGGAAGAAGTGTGATCCATAAATTTCCACCAGGACCATGGAAGCTTCCTCTAATAGGAAACTTGCATCAATTAGCACTAGGAGGATCACTTCCACATCATACACTCGGAAAACTCTCACACAAATATGGACCTCTTATGCATCTTCAGCTAGGTGAAATCTCTGCAGTGATTGTTTCATCTCCTGATTTAGCCAAAGAAATAATGAAAACACATGATCTTTCTTTTGTTAATAGGCCACAACTTCTTTGTTCTAAAATATTAGCGTATGAATCGACCGATATCGCCTTTGCTCCATATGGTGATTATTGGAGACAGATGAGAAAAATATGTACTTCAGAGCTTCTTAGTGCAAAAAGGGTTCAATCTTTTTCTTCCATTAGAGAAGATGAGGTGGAAAAGTTTATACAATCCATTCATCATTTCTCAGTTTCTTCTCAACCACTTGATCTTACGAAAGCGGTAACCTCTCTGGTTAGTTCATTTGTGACTAGGGCAGCGTTTGGTAGAAAATCTGAATATGAAGATGAACTCTTGTGTTTGCTCAAGGAAGCCGTGGAAATGGCAGGTGGTTTTGATGTTGCTGATTTGTTTCCTTCATTTACACCTATTCATCTAATAACCGGTATGAAAGGTAAATTGGAGAATATGCAAAAAAAGTTGGATCAGATTTTAGAAAGCATTATCAAAGAGCATCAATCAAAGTCAAACCACGGCATGCAGAGTGAAAATCTCGTTGATGTTCTTTTGCGTGTTCAGCAAAGTAGTAGTCTCGAGATTCCAATCACAGACGACAATGTCAAAGCAGTCCTATGG GACGTGTTTGCTGCTGGGAGTGATACTTCAGCAACAGCAATAGAGTGGACTATGTCAGAGTTGATGAAAAACCCTAGCGTGAGAAACAAGGCACAGTCTGAAATAAGAGAAGCCTTTAAGGGAAAGAACAAAATTCATGAGAGTGATCTACATAAACTTAGCTACGTAAAGTCAGTGATAAAAGAAACCATGAGGTTACACCCACCTGTTCCTTTGTTGCTTCCAAGAGAGTGCATTGAACCATGCAAAATAGGTGGATATGAAATAGCTATAAAAACTAAAGTGATAGTAAATGCATGGCTACTTGGAAGAGATCCAAAGTATTGGTATGATGCAGAGAAGTTTATACCTGAGAGATTTGATGACACTGCTTTTGATTTTAATAAAGTGAATAATAGCTTTGAGTATATCCCTTTTGGAGCAGGAAGAAGAGTTTGTCCTGGAATTTTATTTGGTGTAGCTAATATTGAGCTTCCTTTGGTTGCATTGCTGTATCACTTTGATTGGGAGCTTCCTAATGGAATGAAAGTAGAGGATTTGGATATGGATGAAGCCTTTGGAGCTGCTGTGGCTAGAAGGAACAACCTGTGTTTGATTCCAACTCCATTTGTTTAA